A stretch of the Luteimonas sp. JM171 genome encodes the following:
- a CDS encoding trypsin-like peptidase domain-containing protein encodes MKSPARLVLALVAAAAFGGLVATGLHLGLQSQAQAETPAQADALPPLFHTAASDVAVSGLPAAVDGQPLPSLAPMLERVIPAVVSVHTRQRVRTRSPFGDDPFFRRMFPELSQERIAESLGSGVIVDAARGLVLTNHHVIEVAQGAESATVSVTLSDGRTLDAEFIGSDPETDVALMRIPAEDLTAVPLADSRTLQVGDFVVAVGNPFGFSQTVTSGIVSAVGRSNVPGVGYQNFIQTDASINPGNSGGALVNLRGELVGINTASFNVQGSMAGNIGLGFAIPSNLAGSVMRQLYATGEVRRGTLGVDTQTLDERIARGLGLDANTRGAVITRVHPGSSGAEAGLRPGDVIVAANGQRIDNSESLRNFQGLQPVDTAVSLEVLREGDTLTVSASLREIPRDGASYDPRLAGAVLADLPEALRRSAGDRVSGVRIESVEPGSRAARNGLRAGDLILASSGGPFRDLAGFRAALSESPDDLILVIQRGSSRGPVRLQ; translated from the coding sequence ATGAAGAGCCCCGCGCGACTTGTCCTTGCCCTGGTGGCCGCCGCCGCGTTTGGCGGCCTGGTGGCGACCGGCCTGCACCTGGGCCTGCAATCGCAGGCCCAGGCGGAAACCCCTGCACAGGCAGATGCCCTGCCGCCCCTGTTCCACACCGCCGCCAGCGATGTGGCCGTCTCCGGCTTGCCCGCGGCGGTGGATGGCCAGCCGCTGCCGTCGCTCGCGCCGATGCTCGAGCGGGTCATTCCGGCAGTGGTCAGCGTGCACACCCGCCAGCGCGTGCGCACGCGCAGCCCGTTCGGCGACGACCCGTTCTTCCGCCGCATGTTCCCGGAGCTGTCGCAGGAGCGGATCGCCGAATCGCTGGGATCGGGGGTGATCGTGGATGCGGCGCGCGGGCTGGTGCTCACCAACCACCACGTGATCGAGGTGGCCCAGGGCGCGGAGTCGGCGACGGTATCGGTGACGCTCAGCGACGGGCGCACGCTCGACGCCGAGTTCATCGGCTCCGATCCGGAAACCGATGTCGCCCTGATGCGCATCCCTGCCGAGGACCTGACCGCCGTGCCGCTGGCCGACAGCCGCACGCTGCAGGTTGGAGACTTCGTGGTGGCGGTGGGCAACCCGTTCGGCTTCAGCCAGACCGTCACCTCGGGGATCGTGTCGGCGGTGGGGCGCAGCAACGTGCCGGGCGTGGGCTACCAGAATTTCATCCAGACCGACGCCTCCATCAACCCGGGCAATTCCGGCGGCGCCCTGGTCAACCTGCGCGGCGAGCTGGTGGGCATCAACACCGCAAGCTTCAACGTCCAGGGCAGCATGGCCGGCAACATCGGGCTGGGGTTCGCCATCCCCTCCAACCTTGCGGGCAGCGTGATGCGCCAGCTCTATGCGACCGGAGAAGTGCGACGCGGCACGCTGGGCGTGGACACCCAGACCCTGGACGAACGGATTGCGCGCGGCCTGGGCCTGGACGCGAACACCCGCGGCGCGGTCATCACCCGCGTGCACCCGGGCTCGTCCGGTGCCGAAGCGGGGCTGCGCCCAGGGGACGTCATCGTTGCCGCGAACGGCCAGCGCATCGACAACAGCGAATCGCTGCGCAATTTCCAGGGCCTGCAGCCGGTGGATACGGCGGTCTCGCTGGAGGTACTGCGCGAAGGCGACACGCTCACGGTGAGCGCCAGCCTGCGCGAAATCCCCCGCGATGGCGCGAGCTATGACCCGCGGCTGGCCGGCGCGGTGCTTGCCGACCTGCCGGAGGCGCTGCGCCGCAGCGCCGGGGACCGGGTGAGCGGGGTCCGGATCGAGAGCGTGGAACCCGGCAGCCGCGCCGCCCGCAACGGCCTGCGCGCCGGCGACCTGATCCTGGCCTCCTCGGGCGGCCCGTTCCGGGATCTCGCCGGCTTCCGCGCGGCCCTGTCCGAGTCACCCGACGATCTGATCCTGGTGATCCAGCGCGGCTCCAGCCGCGGGCCGGTCCGGCTGCAGTAG
- a CDS encoding phage holin family protein yields the protein MTDTQPDNAGDAGVDQGPPPHLDESVRRVAAAGRETLGANRDTLRALRLLVGADLALARGAVARALPWAAMALVFALSTWLSLLAVLVTAFNAAGLGWLASTALAAVVSLVATGLAAWRMAAYLRHAGLQATRRQLSRLRLRTDDGSGDGDDGQDHGTRPVPARPEGVST from the coding sequence GTGACCGATACGCAGCCCGACAACGCCGGCGACGCCGGCGTGGATCAGGGGCCGCCGCCGCATCTGGATGAAAGCGTCCGCAGGGTCGCCGCGGCCGGCCGCGAGACCCTCGGCGCCAACCGCGACACCCTGCGCGCCCTGCGCCTGCTGGTGGGCGCAGACCTGGCGCTTGCACGCGGCGCAGTCGCGCGCGCGCTGCCGTGGGCCGCGATGGCGCTGGTGTTCGCGCTGTCGACCTGGCTGTCCCTGCTTGCAGTCCTGGTCACTGCCTTCAACGCAGCGGGCCTGGGGTGGCTGGCGTCCACCGCACTGGCAGCGGTTGTTTCGCTCGTGGCCACCGGCCTGGCCGCCTGGCGCATGGCCGCCTATCTCAGGCATGCCGGGCTGCAGGCCACCCGCAGGCAGCTGTCACGCCTTCGCCTGCGCACGGATGACGGCAGCGGTGATGGCGACGACGGTCAGGACCACGGGACCCGGCCGGTGCCGGCCCGCCCCGAGGGGGTATCCACATGA
- a CDS encoding AI-2E family transporter, whose product MGTPAAHHPSTDGPASEPERPRASLAVVVLATLAMLFAAWAAREVLVPVLLAMFLALIASPLIRGLRRLHIPIFVGAALVLVAGLALAVMLGRQLVAPAAEWMQQLPSELQLLTPKLQQVTAPMQQASEAAASVARAAADGDGPQLEVVAVREEDPWERLAATPRMALSVLAVVLLTFFFMVYGERLQRHAIALMPHRYQKRVTLEILQGLEREVSRYILTITIINTALGLAVAGALYLIGLSLPNALLWGTLVGLLNYAPYVGAFLAASALLLMGLIVWDDLGQSLLPVASYLVLQGIEGQLVTPIVVGQRMALSPLLLVLSLMLFGFLWGFVGLLLAVPLLVCAKMVLGRIEGLERWARLLE is encoded by the coding sequence ATGGGCACGCCGGCCGCGCACCACCCTTCCACCGACGGCCCCGCATCCGAGCCGGAGCGCCCGCGGGCCTCACTGGCCGTGGTGGTGCTGGCGACGCTTGCCATGCTGTTTGCCGCGTGGGCGGCGCGCGAGGTGCTGGTGCCGGTGCTGCTGGCAATGTTCCTCGCCCTCATTGCCAGCCCGCTGATCCGCGGCCTGCGCCGGCTGCACATCCCCATCTTCGTGGGTGCCGCGCTGGTGCTGGTGGCCGGCCTGGCCCTGGCGGTCATGCTCGGCCGCCAGCTGGTCGCGCCGGCCGCCGAGTGGATGCAGCAGCTGCCCAGCGAACTGCAGCTGCTCACGCCCAAGCTGCAGCAGGTCACGGCCCCGATGCAGCAGGCCAGCGAGGCCGCCGCCAGCGTCGCCCGCGCAGCGGCCGACGGCGACGGTCCGCAGCTGGAAGTGGTGGCGGTGCGCGAGGAAGACCCGTGGGAGCGGCTGGCGGCCACCCCGCGCATGGCGCTGTCGGTGCTGGCCGTGGTGCTGCTGACGTTCTTCTTCATGGTGTATGGCGAACGGTTGCAGCGCCACGCCATCGCCCTGATGCCGCACCGCTACCAGAAGCGGGTGACGCTGGAGATCCTGCAGGGGCTTGAGCGCGAGGTCTCGCGCTACATCCTCACCATCACCATCATCAATACCGCCCTGGGCCTGGCCGTGGCCGGCGCGCTGTACCTGATCGGGCTGAGCCTTCCCAATGCGCTGCTGTGGGGCACGCTGGTGGGACTGCTCAACTATGCGCCGTACGTGGGCGCGTTCCTGGCGGCCAGCGCGCTGCTGCTGATGGGCCTGATCGTCTGGGACGACCTCGGCCAGTCGCTGTTGCCGGTGGCGTCCTATCTGGTGCTGCAGGGCATCGAGGGCCAGCTGGTGACGCCAATCGTGGTGGGTCAGCGGATGGCGCTCTCGCCCCTGCTGCTGGTGCTCTCACTGATGCTGTTCGGCTTCCTGTGGGGATTCGTGGGCCTGCTGCTGGCGGTGCCGCTGCTGGTCTGCGCCAAGATGGTGCTGGGCCGGATCGAAGGGCTGGAGCGCTGGGCGCGGCTGCTGGAATGA
- a CDS encoding HAD-IA family hydrolase, producing MHFPIRAVTLDLDDTVWPFAPIGERIEQALDAWLRLHAPRTAERFPIPAMRRLRDQVYAGHPHLAHDMSALRRLTIERALREAGDDLGHVEAAYEAFFAARNQVDLYPDSEDALKRIAARVPIAAVTNGNADLGRIGLRHHFAFQLGAGEHGKAKPSACIFHAACERLHCEHGHVLHVGDHIESDVAGAARAGLRTCWINRDGRTWRHDHITPDLEFDSLAGLADWIEARSPQDRSTNA from the coding sequence ATGCACTTCCCCATCCGTGCCGTCACCCTCGACCTGGACGACACCGTGTGGCCGTTCGCGCCCATTGGCGAGCGGATCGAGCAGGCGCTCGACGCATGGCTGCGCCTGCACGCGCCGCGCACGGCCGAGCGTTTCCCGATCCCGGCCATGCGCCGGCTGCGCGACCAGGTATATGCCGGGCATCCGCACCTGGCCCATGACATGTCCGCCCTGCGCCGGCTCACCATCGAGCGCGCACTGCGCGAGGCCGGCGACGACCTCGGCCACGTCGAGGCCGCCTACGAGGCGTTCTTCGCGGCGCGCAACCAGGTCGACCTGTATCCCGACAGCGAGGACGCGCTGAAGCGGATCGCAGCGCGGGTGCCCATCGCCGCCGTCACCAACGGCAATGCCGATCTGGGCCGGATCGGCCTGCGGCACCATTTCGCCTTCCAGCTGGGCGCGGGCGAACACGGCAAGGCCAAGCCCTCGGCCTGCATCTTCCACGCCGCCTGCGAGCGGCTGCACTGCGAGCACGGCCACGTGCTGCACGTCGGCGACCACATTGAATCCGACGTGGCAGGCGCCGCGCGCGCGGGCCTGCGCACCTGCTGGATCAATCGCGACGGACGCACGTGGCGGCATGACCACATCACCCCGGACCTGGAGTTCGACAGCCTGGCCGGCCTGGCCGACTGGATCGAAGCCCGCTCCCCACAGGACAGGAGTACCAACGCATGA
- a CDS encoding leucyl aminopeptidase family protein, which produces MTLPPALTASGDASAARPLHLLDRDALPDWLGKQPQQVRDWVAAHAFDASPGAWLTLPGDDAGPAAILGVGDRLDPFSYAHAPFSLPAGDWRPAEALNGDEQAALALGWGLGSYRFDRYCKAPRDPARLAIDVDADTTAVISACRRVRDLVNTPTQEMGPAELEAAARELADAHGGQLESIVGEELLERNFPAIHAVGRASHRAPRLLHLTWGKQGDPLLALVGKGVCFDTGGLNIKPSEGMRNMKKDMGGAAHALALAGLVMARGLPVRLSLLVPAVENAIGPDAFRPGEVVATRKGISVEIDNTDAEGRVVLADALAYAGESSPDLLIDFATLTGAARIALGPDLPALYSNDDAVAAAWLKAGNDHRDPVWRMPLWRPYLRYLTSRVADIANAGSRMAGSVTAALYLERFVPEATPWAHLDVFAWNDSERPGRPVGGEAQGLRAAWAMLKARYGG; this is translated from the coding sequence ATGACCCTTCCCCCCGCCCTGACCGCCAGCGGCGACGCCAGCGCGGCCCGCCCGCTCCACCTGCTCGATCGCGACGCCCTGCCCGACTGGCTCGGAAAGCAGCCGCAGCAGGTGCGCGACTGGGTGGCGGCGCACGCCTTCGACGCCTCGCCCGGCGCGTGGCTCACGCTGCCCGGCGACGACGCCGGCCCCGCGGCGATCCTGGGTGTGGGCGATCGGCTGGACCCGTTCTCCTATGCGCACGCCCCATTCTCGCTGCCCGCCGGCGACTGGCGGCCGGCGGAAGCCCTCAATGGCGACGAGCAGGCGGCGCTGGCGCTGGGCTGGGGCCTGGGCAGCTACCGCTTCGACCGCTACTGCAAGGCCCCGCGCGATCCGGCCCGGCTGGCGATCGATGTGGACGCCGATACCACCGCGGTGATCAGCGCCTGCCGGCGCGTGCGTGACCTGGTCAACACCCCGACCCAGGAGATGGGCCCGGCGGAGCTTGAGGCCGCCGCGCGCGAACTGGCCGACGCCCACGGCGGGCAGCTGGAGAGCATCGTTGGCGAGGAGCTGCTGGAGCGGAACTTCCCCGCCATCCACGCGGTGGGCCGCGCCTCGCACCGCGCCCCGCGGCTCTTGCACCTGACCTGGGGCAAGCAAGGCGATCCGCTGCTGGCGCTGGTGGGCAAGGGCGTGTGCTTTGACACCGGCGGTCTCAACATCAAGCCCTCCGAGGGCATGCGCAACATGAAGAAGGACATGGGCGGCGCTGCCCACGCGCTGGCGCTGGCCGGCCTGGTCATGGCGCGCGGCCTGCCAGTCAGGCTGTCGCTGCTGGTTCCCGCCGTGGAAAACGCGATCGGCCCGGACGCCTTCCGCCCGGGCGAGGTGGTTGCAACGCGCAAGGGCATCAGCGTGGAGATCGACAACACCGACGCCGAGGGGCGCGTGGTGCTGGCCGACGCCCTCGCCTATGCGGGCGAATCCTCGCCCGACCTGCTGATCGACTTCGCCACCCTCACCGGCGCCGCCCGGATCGCGCTGGGCCCGGACCTGCCGGCGCTCTACAGCAACGACGACGCGGTGGCCGCGGCCTGGCTCAAGGCGGGCAACGACCACCGCGATCCTGTTTGGCGGATGCCGCTGTGGCGCCCGTACCTGCGCTACCTCACCAGCCGCGTGGCCGACATCGCCAACGCGGGCTCGCGCATGGCCGGCTCGGTGACCGCGGCGCTGTACCTGGAGCGGTTCGTCCCGGAGGCCACCCCCTGGGCGCACCTTGATGTCTTCGCCTGGAACGACAGCGAACGTCCCGGGCGCCCGGTCGGCGGCGAGGCGCAGGGGCTGCGGGCGGCCTGGGCGATGCTCAAGGCGCGCTACGGAGGCTGA
- a CDS encoding alpha/beta fold hydrolase, with translation MIRERDFPRRAIFTGLACLAVLASACTSLETRITRPGNRALLDAGPLGQMESALGIERRSFQVPDGPELFYRVVEPMDYGARYRFTRTGDSVHFRFNFANSPDRRTPVDPVGTAVLLHGWSMEGSSMLPWALGLAGHGWRAVVVDLRAHGASSPAPVGYGPREGADVAALVDALRERGEAPGRLVLFGVSYGAVAGLYAAALSDTGTSDAVIAMSPFTNAASGIRGMINGITTEPGLSLRSRLALAYARRRYDDARIDHAIAGAGERLGIDLAGIDVRQAAAAVEACTLLLHGTEDGFFPMESVQSLADAAPRGQLVALPGESHFTAPMRMDWLVEPLARWLEQVADARCPGFNLPPVPQA, from the coding sequence ATGATCCGGGAAAGGGACTTCCCACGGCGCGCAATCTTCACCGGGCTCGCCTGCCTGGCGGTCCTTGCCAGTGCCTGCACCAGCCTGGAAACCCGCATCACCCGGCCCGGCAACCGCGCGCTCCTCGACGCCGGCCCGCTGGGGCAGATGGAATCCGCCCTGGGCATTGAGCGCCGGAGTTTCCAGGTGCCGGACGGGCCCGAGCTGTTCTACCGGGTCGTCGAGCCCATGGACTACGGTGCGCGATACCGCTTCACGCGCACCGGCGACAGCGTGCATTTCCGCTTCAACTTCGCCAATTCGCCGGACCGGCGGACGCCGGTGGATCCGGTCGGCACGGCGGTACTGCTGCACGGCTGGAGCATGGAGGGCAGTTCCATGCTGCCCTGGGCACTGGGCCTGGCGGGACACGGGTGGCGCGCGGTGGTGGTGGACCTCCGCGCGCATGGCGCGTCCAGCCCCGCGCCCGTCGGGTACGGACCGCGGGAAGGTGCCGATGTGGCGGCCCTGGTCGACGCGCTGCGCGAACGCGGGGAGGCTCCCGGTCGCCTGGTGCTGTTCGGTGTCTCCTACGGTGCCGTCGCGGGACTGTATGCGGCCGCGCTTTCCGACACCGGCACGTCGGATGCGGTGATTGCCATGTCACCCTTCACCAATGCCGCCAGCGGCATCCGCGGAATGATCAACGGCATCACCACCGAGCCCGGGCTCAGTCTCCGCAGCCGACTCGCCCTGGCCTATGCCCGAAGGCGCTATGACGACGCGCGGATTGATCACGCCATCGCCGGAGCGGGCGAGCGGCTGGGGATTGACCTGGCCGGGATCGACGTCCGCCAGGCTGCCGCCGCGGTCGAAGCCTGCACGCTGCTGCTGCACGGGACGGAGGACGGTTTCTTCCCGATGGAATCAGTGCAGTCGCTGGCCGATGCCGCGCCGCGCGGACAGCTGGTGGCGCTGCCCGGCGAAAGCCATTTCACCGCGCCCATGCGCATGGACTGGCTGGTTGAACCGCTCGCCCGGTGGCTGGAGCAAGTGGCCGATGCGCGCTGCCCCGGCTTCAACCTCCCGCCGGTGCCACAGGCGTAG